One Curtobacterium sp. BH-2-1-1 genomic region harbors:
- a CDS encoding helix-turn-helix transcriptional regulator yields MDHRDEARDFLSGRRARITPEQAGVETFGTRRRVTGLRREEVARLAGVSIDYYTRLERGNLQGVSDSVLDAIAGALHLDPAEHEHLRDLARHQNATPRRAAAVTPVAAVRPELQYLLDAIADAPAMIVNNRQDIVAANTLGWAMHSDLVAASARPCNFSRFIFLDPQARNFYLDWQRAAHTNVAILRREAGRTPNDPGLAALIGELSMRSDDFRALWAAHDVRRHYAGVKSFRHAVVGPLELHFQTLELTEDPGLALTIYPATPGSPTADALRLLASWAATERIVERARERV; encoded by the coding sequence ATGGACCACCGCGACGAAGCCCGCGACTTCCTCTCCGGTCGCCGCGCCCGCATCACACCGGAGCAGGCCGGCGTCGAGACGTTCGGCACCCGCCGCCGCGTCACCGGGCTGCGCCGCGAGGAGGTCGCCCGGCTGGCCGGCGTGAGCATCGACTACTACACCCGGCTCGAGCGCGGGAACCTGCAGGGCGTCTCGGACAGCGTGCTCGACGCCATCGCGGGCGCGCTCCACCTCGACCCGGCCGAGCACGAGCACCTGCGCGACCTCGCCCGCCACCAGAACGCCACGCCCCGCCGTGCCGCCGCGGTCACACCGGTGGCGGCGGTGCGCCCGGAGCTCCAGTACCTGCTCGACGCCATCGCCGACGCCCCCGCGATGATCGTCAACAACCGACAGGACATCGTCGCCGCGAACACGCTCGGCTGGGCGATGCACTCGGACCTCGTCGCGGCGAGCGCACGGCCCTGCAACTTCTCGCGGTTCATCTTCCTCGACCCGCAGGCACGGAACTTCTACCTCGACTGGCAGCGCGCGGCGCACACGAACGTCGCGATCCTCCGGCGCGAGGCCGGGCGGACGCCGAACGACCCCGGGCTCGCGGCGCTGATCGGCGAGCTCTCGATGCGGAGCGACGACTTCCGCGCGCTCTGGGCGGCGCACGACGTCCGGCGGCACTACGCGGGGGTGAAGTCGTTCCGGCACGCGGTGGTCGGTCCGCTCGAGCTGCACTTCCAGACGCTCGAGCTCACCGAGGACCCGGGGCTCGCGCTGACGATCTACCCGGCGACGCCCGGGAGCCCGACGGCGGACGCGCTGCGGCTGCTCGCCTCGTGGGCGGCGACGGAGCGCATCGTGGAGCGTGCGCGCGAGCGCGTCTGA
- a CDS encoding helix-turn-helix domain-containing protein, whose product MDTRDEVRDFLRTRRERVTPQQVGLPDFGGARRVKGLRREELALIAGMSVDYYIRLERGNLTGVSESVLGSLSRALRLDDAEHAHLFDLARAQNASATTRRKTPTSKVRPNVQRVLDSMTAPAWVRNGRSDFLAGNALARAVYAPLFLDPSGTPNTARFAFLDPRGREFWRDWDSVTGDMVAVLRAEAARSPYDRGLTDLIGELSTRSEEFRQRWAAHDVMRHRSGIKHVHHPEVGDLDLTYETMELVTDTGLTLIVYGAEPGSPSEERLQLLANLAATTVAAVPETEDA is encoded by the coding sequence ATGGACACGAGAGACGAAGTCCGCGACTTCCTCCGCACCCGCCGCGAGCGCGTCACGCCGCAGCAGGTCGGGCTGCCCGACTTCGGCGGCGCGCGACGGGTGAAGGGCCTTCGCCGCGAGGAACTCGCCCTCATCGCGGGCATGAGCGTCGACTACTACATCCGCCTCGAGCGGGGGAACCTCACCGGGGTGTCCGAGAGCGTCCTCGGATCGTTGTCCCGGGCGCTCCGGCTCGACGACGCCGAGCACGCGCACCTGTTCGACCTCGCCCGTGCGCAGAACGCCTCGGCGACGACGCGTCGGAAGACCCCGACGTCGAAGGTCCGGCCGAACGTGCAGCGGGTGCTCGACTCGATGACCGCTCCCGCGTGGGTGCGGAACGGCCGGTCGGACTTCCTGGCCGGCAACGCCCTCGCCCGTGCGGTCTACGCACCACTCTTCCTCGACCCGTCCGGTACCCCGAACACCGCGCGCTTCGCCTTCCTCGACCCCCGCGGTCGCGAGTTCTGGCGCGACTGGGACAGCGTGACCGGTGACATGGTCGCCGTGCTCCGTGCCGAGGCCGCCCGGTCCCCGTACGACCGCGGGCTGACGGACCTCATCGGGGAGCTCTCCACCCGCAGCGAGGAGTTCCGCCAGCGCTGGGCCGCGCACGACGTGATGCGGCACCGGTCCGGCATCAAGCACGTGCACCACCCCGAGGTCGGCGACCTCGACCTGACGTACGAGACGATGGAGCTCGTCACGGACACCGGGCTGACGCTCATCGTCTACGGCGCGGAGCCCGGCTCGCCGTCCGAGGAGCGCCTGCAGCTCCTCGCCAACCTCGCGGCGACCACCGTCGCCGCCGTCCCGGAGACGGAGGACGCATGA
- a CDS encoding sorbosone dehydrogenase family protein, with protein sequence MHTTARTRRTLSALGAFAAAALVLAACTDDDARTLEGRATATSSPSSSATTPAASAAGQLEPGGETTDIATGLDAPWSVVRTGDGGDALISERDSATVLELTGAGKTREVGTIAGVRHGGEGGLLGLALHEGDLFVYSTGDDGNRIQRYDLSGSAGSYALGDATTLIDGLPTNSFHNGGRIAFGPDGMLYASVGDAGTGSDAQDRDSLAGKILRLTPDGQVPGGNPFPGSPVWSLGHRNVQGMGWTADGTMFASEFGQDTWDELNVIEKGRDYGWPEVEGTGGTSKGFVDPVQQWATDDASPSGLAVIDDTVFIANLQGEVVRAVPADAPSTSTEYFAEDFGRIRTVLEGPEGALWFVTNNTDGRGDPTDGDDRIVSVPLATS encoded by the coding sequence GTGCACACCACCGCTCGCACCCGCCGCACCCTGTCCGCCCTCGGCGCGTTCGCCGCCGCGGCCCTCGTCCTCGCGGCCTGCACCGACGACGACGCCCGCACGCTCGAGGGTCGGGCGACCGCCACGAGCAGCCCCTCCTCGAGCGCCACCACCCCCGCGGCGAGCGCCGCCGGACAGCTCGAGCCCGGGGGCGAGACGACCGACATCGCCACCGGACTGGACGCCCCGTGGTCGGTGGTCCGCACCGGTGACGGCGGCGACGCCCTGATCAGCGAGCGGGACTCGGCGACGGTGCTCGAACTGACCGGCGCCGGGAAGACGCGCGAGGTCGGCACGATCGCGGGCGTCCGGCACGGCGGTGAGGGCGGTCTGCTCGGACTCGCGCTGCACGAGGGCGACCTGTTCGTGTACTCGACGGGCGACGACGGCAACCGCATCCAGCGCTACGACCTGTCCGGGAGCGCCGGGTCCTACGCGCTCGGGGACGCCACGACCCTGATCGACGGGCTGCCGACGAACAGCTTCCACAACGGCGGGCGGATCGCGTTCGGCCCGGACGGCATGCTCTACGCGAGCGTCGGCGACGCCGGTACCGGTTCGGACGCGCAGGACCGGGACTCGCTCGCGGGGAAGATCCTGCGGCTGACCCCGGACGGCCAGGTCCCCGGCGGCAACCCGTTCCCCGGGTCCCCGGTGTGGAGCCTCGGCCACCGGAACGTGCAGGGCATGGGGTGGACGGCCGACGGCACGATGTTCGCGTCGGAGTTCGGGCAGGACACCTGGGACGAGCTCAACGTCATCGAGAAGGGCCGGGACTACGGCTGGCCCGAGGTCGAGGGTACCGGCGGCACGAGCAAGGGCTTCGTCGACCCCGTGCAGCAGTGGGCCACCGACGACGCCTCGCCGAGCGGCCTGGCGGTGATCGACGACACGGTGTTCATCGCGAACCTCCAGGGCGAGGTCGTCAGGGCTGTGCCGGCCGACGCCCCCTCGACGTCGACCGAGTACTTCGCGGAGGACTTCGGCCGCATCCGCACGGTGCTCGAGGGTCCCGAGGGTGCCCTGTGGTTCGTCACGAACAACACCGACGGGCGTGGCGACCCGACGGACGGCGACGACCGGATCGTGTCGGTGCCGCTCGCGACGAGCTGA
- a CDS encoding aldo/keto reductase: protein MDTLTLNNGLEIPAIGFGVFQSAPAETVDAVRTALETGYRHIDTAAAYGNEREVGEGIRASGVDRDEIVVETKIWVSDYGLDETLHAFDKATGKLGFDHVDVLILHQPAPDRFERTIAAYRALERLYAEGRVGAIGVSNFMPHHLRSLLDATDVIPALNQVELHPYFTQPDVQRADAEHGILDQAWSPIGGITFYPGWGDERVSVLDDPTIRAIGEAHGKTPAQVMLRWHVQQGRNAIPKSTNPGRIAENFDVFDFVLSDDELAALDALDTGRRGGPDPDGTDTSRFERVIPEA, encoded by the coding sequence ATGGACACACTCACCCTCAACAACGGACTCGAGATCCCCGCGATCGGGTTCGGCGTCTTCCAGAGCGCGCCGGCCGAGACGGTCGACGCCGTGCGCACCGCGCTCGAGACCGGGTACCGCCACATCGACACCGCCGCCGCGTACGGCAACGAGCGCGAGGTCGGCGAGGGCATCCGCGCCTCGGGTGTCGACCGCGACGAGATCGTCGTCGAGACGAAGATCTGGGTCTCCGACTACGGCCTCGACGAGACCCTGCACGCGTTCGACAAGGCGACCGGCAAGCTCGGCTTCGACCACGTCGACGTCCTGATCCTGCACCAGCCCGCACCCGACCGCTTCGAGCGGACCATCGCGGCGTACCGGGCGCTCGAGCGGCTGTACGCCGAGGGCCGAGTCGGCGCGATCGGCGTGAGCAACTTCATGCCGCACCACCTCCGGTCGCTCCTCGACGCCACGGACGTGATCCCGGCGCTCAACCAGGTCGAGCTGCACCCGTACTTCACGCAGCCGGACGTGCAGCGCGCCGACGCCGAGCACGGCATCCTCGACCAGGCGTGGTCGCCGATCGGCGGCATCACCTTCTACCCGGGTTGGGGCGACGAGCGGGTCAGCGTGCTCGACGACCCGACGATCCGGGCCATCGGCGAGGCGCACGGCAAGACCCCGGCGCAGGTGATGCTCCGGTGGCACGTGCAGCAGGGCCGCAACGCGATCCCGAAGTCCACGAACCCCGGGCGCATCGCCGAGAACTTCGACGTGTTCGACTTCGTGCTCTCCGACGACGAGCTCGCAGCGCTCGACGCCCTCGACACCGGTCGTCGCGGCGGGCCGGACCCGGACGGGACCGACACGAGCCGCTTCGAACGGGTGATCCCGGAGGCCTGA